Proteins encoded in a region of the Clostridium beijerinckii genome:
- a CDS encoding TIGR04086 family membrane protein encodes MENSKYFRSVVKGTIGTLILSFIGVTILSLLMTKLVFSKGIFNMIYVIISLCSLSLGAMIGAKKNESKGWLVGFGVALSYYLVLFILSSSFNGELAFKLFDFIKLIIALVVGTLAGMLGINL; translated from the coding sequence ATGGAAAATAGTAAATATTTTAGATCAGTAGTAAAAGGTACTATTGGAACTTTGATTTTAAGCTTCATAGGAGTCACAATTCTATCTTTATTGATGACTAAACTAGTATTTAGTAAAGGTATTTTTAACATGATATATGTAATAATATCTTTATGCAGTTTAAGTTTAGGAGCAATGATAGGAGCAAAGAAAAATGAATCAAAGGGATGGCTTGTAGGCTTTGGAGTAGCACTATCATATTATTTAGTATTGTTTATACTATCTAGTAGCTTTAATGGAGAATTAGCATTTAAGCTTTTTGACTTCATTAAATTGATTATAGCACTAGTTGTAGGTACTCTTGCTGGGATGCTAGGGATAAATTTATAA
- the secD gene encoding protein translocase subunit SecD, which yields MKRKSKSSALLILIIAVIGLLAFAGFKGFVLGGWEFKSFDKVITRGLDLQGGVSVLMEIQKDDVTAEELQSAKEHLSLRVNKLGVAETIVATEGPKRIRVDVPGLTNSKEIVDSLVKSGNLSFKGPDGTEILTGSDVKKATAQMNQQNGGYEVGLELNDEGAQKFADATGKYIGQNISIYLDDEEISTARVNSQISGGKASIETHDTLQKNKELAGMINAGALPLPVKEVSVSNVGAELGATAFPNSVKAGIIGVGLVFLFMLFHYRIQGLMANIALTLYITLTLFAFIEVGVTLTLPGIAAFLLTIGVAVDANILTFERTKEELKKGYTVKAAVKKGSEHALSSIVDSNMTTLLASLILYFIGSGAVKGFAITLMIGIVISLFTGLVVTKVLVNLAVESGIINKPSHFGVTLKKGDEKHA from the coding sequence ATGAAAAGAAAAAGCAAAAGTTCAGCATTGTTGATATTAATTATTGCTGTAATTGGACTGTTAGCTTTTGCAGGATTTAAAGGATTTGTTCTAGGAGGATGGGAATTTAAATCATTTGATAAAGTAATAACTAGAGGACTAGATTTACAAGGCGGAGTTTCTGTTCTTATGGAAATTCAAAAAGATGATGTAACTGCAGAAGAATTACAAAGTGCTAAGGAACATTTATCTTTAAGAGTAAATAAACTTGGTGTTGCAGAAACAATTGTAGCAACAGAAGGTCCAAAGAGAATAAGAGTAGATGTACCGGGATTAACTAATTCTAAGGAAATAGTAGATAGTTTGGTTAAGTCTGGTAATTTGAGTTTTAAAGGGCCAGATGGAACTGAAATTTTAACAGGTTCAGATGTAAAAAAAGCAACTGCACAAATGAATCAACAAAATGGTGGATATGAAGTTGGTTTAGAATTAAATGATGAAGGTGCACAAAAGTTTGCAGATGCAACAGGAAAATATATTGGGCAAAATATTTCAATCTACCTTGATGACGAAGAAATATCAACTGCGCGAGTAAATTCGCAAATTTCAGGTGGAAAAGCAAGTATTGAAACACATGATACATTACAAAAGAATAAAGAATTAGCTGGAATGATTAATGCAGGTGCACTTCCACTTCCAGTTAAAGAAGTTTCAGTTAGCAATGTTGGAGCGGAACTAGGAGCTACAGCATTTCCAAACTCTGTTAAGGCAGGAATTATAGGAGTTGGATTAGTATTTTTATTCATGCTATTCCATTATAGAATTCAAGGATTAATGGCTAATATTGCTTTGACTTTGTATATAACACTTACACTTTTTGCTTTTATAGAAGTAGGTGTTACATTGACTCTTCCTGGTATAGCAGCATTCTTACTTACAATTGGTGTGGCTGTTGATGCTAATATACTAACGTTTGAAAGAACTAAAGAGGAGTTAAAGAAAGGTTATACTGTTAAGGCGGCAGTGAAAAAAGGATCAGAGCATGCATTATCTTCAATAGTAGATTCTAACATGACAACTTTACTTGCATCACTAATTCTATATTTTATAGGATCTGGAGCGGTAAAAGGTTTTGCAATTACACTTATGATAGGTATAGTTATAAGTTTATTTACAGGTCTAGTAGTAACCAAAGTACTTGTTAATTTAGCTGTTGAAAGTGGAATTATAAATAAACCATCACATTTTGGTGTTACTTTGAAAAAGGGGGATGAAAAACATGCTTAG
- the secF gene encoding protein translocase subunit SecF: MLRIMEKTKLWFSISLIIIIIGMGFLCVRGLNFGIDFKGGSEIVLQLDESINKEEVDTIIRSYAPDASTNTVNNNQYEIKSADLDSDKLGSIVSDLESKYKLDDKVLVSQNEIGSSVGRELTQNSIYALLAAFAVMLVYIAIRFEFKFGVAAIAATIHDILVTISVYSIFYIPVNTPFIAAILTIVGYSMCDTIVIFDRIRENTKIMRRAKSIEVADVSLTETIARSLYTSSATVVTIIAMNFLVPSVQAFTIPLIVGIISGAYSSICIASPIWVYLKDRVRSQKKKLQKA; encoded by the coding sequence ATGCTTAGAATAATGGAAAAGACAAAATTATGGTTTTCAATATCCCTAATAATTATTATAATCGGAATGGGATTCTTATGTGTTAGAGGACTAAACTTTGGTATAGATTTTAAAGGTGGTTCTGAAATAGTACTTCAACTAGATGAAAGTATAAATAAAGAAGAGGTTGATACAATCATTCGAAGTTATGCACCAGATGCTTCAACGAATACAGTTAATAATAATCAATATGAAATAAAATCAGCAGATCTTGATAGTGATAAGTTAGGATCAATTGTCTCAGATTTAGAATCTAAATATAAACTGGATGATAAAGTACTAGTTTCACAGAATGAAATAGGATCATCAGTAGGTAGAGAGTTAACTCAAAATTCTATATATGCATTACTTGCGGCTTTTGCAGTAATGTTAGTATATATAGCTATTAGATTTGAATTCAAATTTGGAGTAGCGGCTATAGCAGCTACAATTCATGATATATTAGTAACTATTTCTGTTTATTCAATATTTTATATTCCAGTAAATACACCTTTTATAGCAGCGATATTAACTATAGTAGGATATTCTATGTGTGATACGATAGTTATTTTTGATAGAATTAGAGAAAATACAAAGATAATGAGAAGGGCTAAATCAATTGAAGTAGCAGATGTGAGTTTGACTGAAACTATAGCAAGATCATTATATACTTCTTCGGCAACAGTTGTTACTATAATAGCGATGAACTTTTTAGTACCATCTGTTCAAGCATTTACGATTCCTTTAATTGTAGGTATCATAAGTGGAGCATATTCATCGATATGTATAGCATCACCAATTTGGGTATACTTAAAAGATAGAGTTAGAAGCCAAAAGAAAAAATTACAAAAAGCTTAA
- a CDS encoding DHH family phosphoesterase: MRKFWESIYCPNYISGYNPFILKGMNKAIERLALAVNNRQKIVVYGTYNVDGICAVSSLILVLRYLNADVEYLIYDRQETDARINSVDIKNNVDFLGAELLITLGVGLKSKEEVELCKKLGIDLIILENEESDLVNDYIYINPNQKGCQYRYKNLSTSGLTFKLMQAIAIYYNMKSINKYLDLILIGIQWAKVPSKGENGVLIKEGNKFLMNTNNNGLRSIIEFNSLEEFNNDGINNIIEFIIPPIGAVGVMDNARIVLELLTTNDKDRADQIVKYLYRLKTNNSIRYMES, translated from the coding sequence ATGCGTAAATTCTGGGAAAGTATATATTGTCCAAATTATATTAGCGGATATAACCCATTTATACTTAAGGGTATGAACAAAGCAATAGAGAGATTAGCTTTGGCGGTAAATAATAGGCAAAAAATAGTTGTTTATGGTACATATAATGTCGATGGGATTTGTGCAGTTTCATCGTTAATTCTTGTTTTAAGATATTTGAATGCTGATGTAGAATATTTAATATACGATAGGCAAGAAACTGATGCTAGAATAAATTCGGTAGATATAAAAAATAACGTAGATTTTTTAGGTGCTGAACTATTAATAACTTTAGGTGTTGGATTAAAATCTAAAGAAGAAGTTGAGCTATGCAAAAAACTAGGTATTGATTTAATTATTCTTGAAAATGAAGAAAGTGACCTTGTTAATGACTATATTTACATAAATCCTAACCAAAAGGGTTGCCAATACAGATATAAGAACTTATCGACAAGTGGACTTACTTTTAAGCTTATGCAAGCTATTGCTATATATTATAATATGAAAAGTATAAATAAATATTTAGATTTAATACTTATAGGTATTCAGTGGGCAAAGGTACCATCAAAAGGAGAAAATGGAGTACTAATTAAAGAAGGAAATAAGTTCCTGATGAATACTAATAATAATGGATTAAGATCAATAATAGAATTTAACAGTTTGGAAGAGTTTAATAATGATGGTATAAATAATATAATAGAATTTATAATTCCACCTATAGGCGCGGTAGGGGTTATGGATAATGCTAGAATTGTTTTAGAGCTCTTAACTACAAATGATAAAGATAGAGCTGATCAAATTGTTAAATATTTATATAGACTTAAAACAAATAATTCCATAAGGTATATGGAAAGTTAA
- a CDS encoding adenine phosphoribosyltransferase, producing MDLKEKIRVIENFPKEGISFKDITTLIADGEALRETINRIVKHLEDKKIDLIVGPEARGFIFGVPVAYALGVGFIPVRKPGKLPGETISVNYGLEYGEDQLQLHKDAIKPGQRVAVVDDLLATGGTVEGVAKLIEQAGGIVASLDFVIELTELKGKDKLEGYDVLSLVKYDI from the coding sequence ATGGATTTAAAAGAAAAAATAAGGGTAATCGAAAATTTTCCTAAAGAAGGGATTAGTTTTAAGGACATAACAACATTAATTGCTGATGGAGAAGCTTTAAGGGAAACTATTAATAGAATAGTTAAACATCTAGAGGATAAAAAAATTGATTTAATTGTTGGGCCTGAAGCAAGAGGATTTATTTTTGGAGTTCCTGTGGCATATGCTTTAGGAGTAGGATTTATTCCAGTAAGAAAGCCAGGAAAATTACCAGGAGAAACTATATCAGTTAATTATGGATTGGAATATGGAGAAGATCAGCTTCAACTTCATAAAGATGCAATCAAACCAGGTCAAAGAGTTGCTGTTGTAGATGACTTATTAGCAACAGGGGGTACTGTAGAAGGTGTTGCTAAATTAATAGAACAAGCAGGTGGAATAGTTGCTTCACTTGATTTTGTAATAGAACTAACAGAATTAAAAGGAAAAGATAAATTAGAAGGATATGATGTACTATCATTAGTTAAATATGACATCTAA
- a CDS encoding RelA/SpoT family protein: MIDKLLEKIDKNCNNVDVEMVKKAYDFAEKAHKDQKRESGEPYIIHPIAVAEILAELGMDTNTIVAGLLHDVIEDTEFSYDETVSLFNAEIANLVEGVTKLTKLGEMEYKTKEEQQADNVRKMLLAMAKDIRVIIIKLADRLHNMRTLKFMPAKKQKNKAKETLDIYAPLAHRLGMSKIKWELEDLCFRYLHEKEYYELVDSIAEKRVERETYINDIVNDLKQKLGNSGIESDIDGRPKHFYSIYKKMVSKNKSIEQIFDLTAIRVLVHSVKDCYGVLGIVHTIYRPIPGRFKDYIAMPKPNMYQSLHTTVIGPQGKTFEIQIRTFEMHKTAEYGIAAHWKYKEGDNAKGEQDKQKDFEKKLVWLRDMLEWQKETSDAEEFIEGFKIDLFSDEVFVFTPKGVVINLCSNATPIDFAYRIHTDVGNKCVGAKVNGKIVPLDYTLKTGEIVEILTSPNAKGPNMDWLNIAKSNQSKSKIKLWFKKAKREENMLKGKELLEKELKKQCVNYADVAKGDFYEKLVKRYNIHSMDDLYALIGIGGFSVSTLIARLKEDNGIGVDKVNKEKENKEILNKNIEEQIAKTARKPEPNGYGITVKGESNLMVRFAKCCSPVPGDEILGYITKGRGVSVHRSDCSNLQNLIDTDKDRVVEVNWGSAQGTSYFAEIQVVADDRDGLLADIMSVITELKLQLSAVNANLAKQGSALINVKIKITSVDSLKDLMKRLKRLKGVTDVYRVNS; encoded by the coding sequence ATGATTGATAAATTACTGGAAAAGATTGATAAGAATTGTAATAATGTTGATGTTGAAATGGTAAAGAAAGCATATGATTTTGCTGAAAAAGCTCATAAGGACCAAAAAAGGGAATCGGGTGAACCGTATATTATTCATCCGATAGCAGTAGCTGAAATTCTAGCTGAGTTAGGTATGGATACTAATACTATTGTAGCTGGATTATTGCATGATGTAATTGAAGATACGGAATTTTCTTATGATGAAACAGTCAGCCTTTTTAATGCAGAAATCGCTAACCTCGTAGAAGGTGTTACGAAGCTTACTAAGCTTGGAGAAATGGAATATAAAACTAAAGAAGAGCAACAAGCTGATAATGTGAGAAAAATGTTGCTTGCTATGGCAAAGGATATAAGAGTAATAATTATTAAATTGGCAGATAGATTACATAATATGAGAACTCTCAAATTTATGCCAGCAAAAAAGCAAAAAAATAAAGCAAAAGAGACATTGGATATTTACGCGCCTTTAGCGCATAGGCTGGGGATGTCTAAAATCAAATGGGAATTAGAGGATTTATGTTTTAGATATTTACATGAAAAAGAATATTATGAATTAGTAGATAGTATTGCCGAAAAGAGAGTAGAAAGAGAAACTTACATAAACGACATAGTAAATGATTTAAAACAAAAACTTGGAAATTCTGGAATTGAATCGGATATTGATGGAAGACCAAAGCATTTTTATAGTATCTACAAAAAGATGGTTAGTAAGAATAAAAGCATAGAGCAAATTTTTGATTTAACGGCTATTAGAGTTTTGGTGCATTCTGTTAAGGATTGTTATGGTGTCCTTGGAATAGTGCACACTATCTACAGGCCAATTCCAGGAAGGTTTAAAGATTATATAGCAATGCCTAAACCAAACATGTATCAATCATTGCATACTACTGTAATTGGACCACAAGGCAAAACTTTTGAAATTCAAATTAGAACTTTTGAAATGCATAAAACAGCAGAATATGGAATTGCAGCTCACTGGAAATACAAAGAGGGAGATAACGCCAAAGGAGAGCAAGATAAGCAAAAAGATTTTGAAAAGAAGCTAGTATGGCTTAGAGATATGTTGGAATGGCAGAAAGAAACATCAGATGCTGAGGAGTTTATTGAAGGCTTTAAGATAGATCTGTTTTCAGATGAAGTATTTGTATTTACTCCAAAAGGTGTTGTAATAAATTTATGCAGCAATGCTACGCCTATAGATTTTGCATATAGAATACATACTGATGTAGGAAATAAGTGCGTAGGTGCTAAGGTTAATGGTAAAATAGTTCCTTTAGATTATACTCTCAAGACAGGAGAAATTGTAGAGATTTTAACTTCGCCTAATGCTAAGGGACCTAATATGGATTGGTTAAACATTGCAAAAAGTAATCAATCTAAGAGCAAAATAAAGCTTTGGTTTAAAAAGGCTAAAAGAGAAGAAAATATGCTAAAGGGCAAGGAACTTCTTGAAAAGGAATTAAAGAAACAGTGTGTTAACTATGCTGACGTTGCTAAAGGGGATTTTTATGAAAAATTAGTTAAGCGATATAATATTCATTCTATGGATGATTTATATGCTTTAATTGGTATAGGAGGATTCTCTGTATCTACTCTTATTGCAAGATTGAAGGAAGACAATGGGATAGGTGTAGATAAGGTAAACAAGGAAAAAGAAAATAAGGAAATTTTAAATAAGAATATCGAGGAACAAATTGCAAAAACAGCAAGAAAACCAGAACCTAATGGATATGGAATAACAGTAAAAGGTGAAAGTAATCTTATGGTCAGGTTTGCTAAGTGTTGTAGCCCAGTTCCTGGAGATGAAATTTTAGGATATATAACTAAAGGTAGAGGAGTATCAGTCCATAGGAGTGATTGCAGTAATTTGCAAAACCTTATAGATACAGACAAAGATAGAGTAGTAGAAGTTAATTGGGGGTCAGCACAAGGTACATCTTATTTTGCGGAAATTCAGGTCGTAGCGGATGATAGAGATGGATTGTTAGCAGATATAATGAGTGTTATAACAGAGCTTAAACTACAGTTAAGTGCTGTAAATGCGAATTTAGCAAAGCAAGGATCGGCGCTAATTAACGTAAAAATAAAAATTACATCTGTCGATAGTCTAAAGGATTTAATGAAGAGACTTAAGAGATTAAAAGGTGTAACAGATGTATATAGAGTAAATAGTTAG
- the dtd gene encoding D-aminoacyl-tRNA deacylase has protein sequence MRAVVQRVSSSSVCVDGDIIGEIGVGFNVLIGISKDDTFEDLKYIKDKIINLRVFHDENDKMNLSLLDIKGEILVISQFTLYGDCRKGRRPNFMDAQGGEEAKKLYEEFLDLLKTSNLKVECGEFGADMKVKINNDGPVTILLDSKRNF, from the coding sequence ATGAGAGCAGTTGTACAAAGAGTGAGCTCATCTAGCGTTTGTGTTGATGGAGATATAATTGGTGAAATAGGTGTAGGCTTTAATGTATTAATAGGAATATCTAAGGATGATACTTTTGAAGACCTAAAATATATAAAAGATAAGATTATCAATTTGAGAGTGTTTCATGATGAAAATGATAAAATGAATTTGTCACTATTGGATATTAAAGGTGAGATACTTGTGATATCTCAGTTTACATTGTATGGTGATTGTAGAAAAGGAAGAAGGCCCAATTTTATGGACGCACAAGGTGGAGAAGAGGCTAAAAAGCTATATGAAGAATTCTTAGATCTTCTTAAGACATCAAACTTAAAAGTTGAATGTGGAGAATTTGGAGCAGACATGAAGGTTAAAATTAATAATGATGGGCCTGTTACCATATTATTAGATAGTAAGAGAAATTTTTAG
- a CDS encoding MBL fold metallo-hydrolase encodes MIIKTLIAGMYEENCYLIMDEGTKELAIIDPGGQPNLIEKEISKLDGKPKFILLTHGHMDHVGGVIELMNKLNIPFYINENEEQYMKNDEFVFGSLPKASKYLKEGDTVSLGNNIIKVIETAGHTAGGICFLVNDELFTGDTLFQGSIGRSDFPGGNGAQLIKNIKEKLLPLGDSVKVYPGHGPASTIGYEKRNNPFL; translated from the coding sequence TTGATTATAAAAACATTAATAGCGGGAATGTATGAAGAAAATTGTTATTTGATAATGGATGAAGGCACCAAGGAACTTGCAATTATAGATCCAGGTGGGCAACCGAATTTGATAGAAAAAGAGATTAGTAAGTTGGATGGAAAGCCTAAATTTATTCTTTTGACACATGGACATATGGATCATGTGGGAGGAGTTATTGAATTAATGAATAAACTCAATATTCCTTTTTATATAAATGAAAATGAAGAACAATATATGAAAAATGACGAGTTTGTATTTGGATCACTGCCAAAAGCTTCAAAATATTTAAAAGAAGGAGATACAGTATCTTTAGGTAATAATATAATAAAAGTTATAGAGACAGCTGGGCATACAGCAGGTGGTATATGCTTCCTAGTAAATGATGAACTGTTTACAGGAGATACTCTTTTCCAAGGATCTATTGGAAGAAGTGATTTTCCAGGAGGGAATGGAGCACAGCTTATAAAAAATATAAAGGAAAAGTTATTGCCTTTGGGAGATAGTGTTAAAGTTTATCCTGGACACGGTCCAGCATCTACAATAGGGTATGAAAAAAGGAATAATCCATTCTTATAA
- a CDS encoding coproporphyrinogen III oxidase: MEVKVSLNDFKFRYEVYQLFNVYYSMREIKFVSAEDADYMVYIDEKTLRFEYNNYYVEESLGEDIKNSLRRFLFLCLRNVTHDIYPWGILIGIRPSKIALKLLEEGNTEDEVIEIFKEKYLAHEDKARLCIDVAKAEKKIVNKDKNTIAIYIGMAFCPTKCLYCSFTSNPIGVYKKMVTPYIEALIKEIKGMSSYVKERKLNIESVYFGGGTPTSVSDEEFNIIMKEIYNCFIKDDNIKEFTVECGRPDTLTRNKLQTMKEYGVDRISINPQTMNDKTLNLIGRTHSSADIKEKFKMARELGFDDINMDIIIGLPGETHEDVIHTKNELIKLRPDSITVHGLALKRGSRMYEEFILKKGIQITSQDEIIKMYEESRNLAENLGISPYYMYRQKNMVGNMENLGYAKEGKECIYNIQMIEEKQTVIALGAAAVSKVIFLEEDRLERFPNLKDLHEYVSRIDEMIEKKKALLDTLYT, encoded by the coding sequence ATGGAAGTTAAAGTTAGTTTAAATGATTTTAAATTTAGATACGAAGTATACCAATTATTTAATGTATATTACTCAATGAGAGAAATTAAATTTGTGAGTGCAGAAGATGCAGATTATATGGTTTATATTGATGAAAAAACCTTAAGGTTTGAATATAATAATTATTATGTAGAAGAATCTTTAGGAGAAGATATTAAAAATTCTCTTAGAAGATTTCTTTTTCTGTGCTTGAGAAATGTAACTCATGACATTTATCCTTGGGGAATATTAATTGGAATCAGACCATCTAAAATAGCATTAAAATTGCTTGAAGAAGGCAATACTGAAGATGAAGTGATAGAAATATTTAAAGAAAAATACTTGGCTCATGAGGATAAAGCTAGACTTTGTATAGATGTGGCAAAAGCTGAGAAGAAAATAGTTAATAAGGATAAAAATACTATAGCTATATATATAGGCATGGCATTTTGTCCAACAAAATGTTTATATTGCTCATTCACTTCGAATCCTATAGGTGTTTATAAAAAGATGGTAACGCCATATATAGAGGCACTTATTAAAGAGATAAAAGGTATGAGTTCATATGTGAAGGAAAGAAAACTTAATATCGAATCAGTATATTTTGGTGGCGGTACTCCAACATCAGTAAGTGATGAAGAGTTTAATATAATTATGAAAGAAATTTATAATTGTTTTATTAAGGATGATAATATAAAAGAGTTTACAGTTGAATGCGGAAGACCAGATACGCTGACTAGAAATAAACTTCAGACAATGAAAGAGTATGGAGTAGACAGAATAAGTATTAATCCCCAAACAATGAATGATAAAACTTTAAATTTAATTGGGAGAACTCATTCTTCAGCAGATATAAAAGAAAAATTTAAAATGGCAAGAGAACTTGGATTTGATGATATTAATATGGATATAATAATAGGACTTCCAGGTGAGACTCATGAGGATGTTATTCATACTAAGAATGAGTTAATAAAACTAAGACCTGATAGCATTACAGTTCATGGCCTAGCGCTTAAAAGAGGGTCTAGAATGTATGAAGAATTTATTTTAAAAAAAGGAATACAAATTACGTCTCAAGATGAAATTATAAAAATGTATGAAGAAAGTAGGAATCTGGCAGAAAATTTAGGTATTTCACCATATTATATGTATAGGCAAAAAAATATGGTTGGAAATATGGAGAATTTAGGTTATGCTAAAGAAGGCAAAGAATGTATATACAATATTCAAATGATTGAGGAAAAACAAACAGTAATTGCACTGGGAGCAGCAGCTGTAAGTAAAGTGATATTTTTAGAGGAAGATAGACTTGAGAGATTTCCAAATTTAAAAGATCTTCATGAATATGTATCTAGAATTGATGAAATGATCGAGAAAAAGAAAGCGTTGCTTGATACATTGTATACATAA
- the hisS gene encoding histidine--tRNA ligase, with protein MAIEMQAPKGTKDMLPEDAYKWHYIESAFRKVAKTYGIREIRTPMFEHTELFLRSVGDTTDIVQKEMYTFNDKGNRSITLKPEGTASAVRAFVENRLFNEAQPTKLYYITPAFRYENVQKGRLRQFHQCGLEVFGSNAASMDAEVIAVAMDTLKELGLKSLSLNINNLGCPSCRTKYNEALKKFLADNYDGLCDTCKDRFEKNPMRILDCKEKKCHEITKNAPIILDYVCEECSTHFNKVKEYLDILGLPYTIDPGIVRGLDYYTKTIFEILTSDFTVCGGGRYDKLIEELGGPDMPAVGFGMGVERLIMTLEKENIEIPKENLFDLYIGARGEAESKYAFKLASDLRALGVKCEINHMGRSVKAEMKYANKLGAAFTTILGEDELTNKKVNLKRMSDGEIFEVSLEDLMEIAKIVK; from the coding sequence ATGGCGATTGAAATGCAAGCACCAAAAGGTACCAAGGATATGTTGCCTGAAGATGCCTATAAGTGGCATTATATAGAAAGTGCCTTTAGAAAGGTTGCTAAAACATATGGAATTAGAGAAATTAGAACTCCGATGTTCGAACACACAGAGTTATTTTTAAGAAGTGTTGGAGATACAACAGATATAGTTCAGAAAGAAATGTATACTTTCAATGACAAGGGAAATAGAAGTATAACATTGAAACCAGAAGGAACTGCATCAGCAGTAAGGGCGTTTGTGGAAAACAGGTTATTTAACGAAGCTCAGCCAACAAAATTATACTATATTACACCAGCGTTTAGATATGAAAATGTCCAAAAAGGAAGGCTTAGACAATTTCATCAATGCGGATTAGAAGTGTTTGGTTCAAATGCAGCTTCGATGGATGCGGAAGTTATAGCAGTTGCTATGGATACATTAAAAGAATTAGGCTTAAAAAGTTTAAGTTTAAATATAAATAATTTAGGCTGCCCAAGTTGTAGAACTAAATATAATGAAGCGCTTAAGAAATTTTTAGCTGATAATTATGATGGTCTTTGCGATACTTGTAAAGATAGATTTGAAAAAAATCCTATGAGAATATTGGATTGCAAAGAGAAGAAATGTCATGAAATTACTAAAAATGCGCCGATAATATTGGATTATGTTTGTGAAGAGTGTAGTACACATTTTAATAAAGTTAAAGAATATTTAGATATCTTAGGACTTCCATATACAATAGATCCAGGCATCGTAAGGGGATTAGACTATTACACAAAAACTATATTTGAAATTTTAACTTCTGATTTTACTGTATGTGGAGGAGGAAGGTATGATAAGCTTATAGAAGAACTTGGTGGACCAGATATGCCAGCAGTTGGATTTGGTATGGGTGTTGAAAGATTAATTATGACTTTAGAAAAAGAAAATATAGAAATACCTAAAGAAAATTTATTTGATTTATATATTGGTGCTAGAGGAGAAGCAGAAAGTAAGTATGCTTTTAAGCTGGCTAGTGATTTAAGGGCTTTAGGTGTGAAGTGTGAGATAAATCACATGGGTAGAAGCGTGAAAGCTGAAATGAAGTATGCAAACAAATTAGGAGCAGCATTTACTACTATTTTAGGTGAAGATGAATTAACAAATAAAAAAGTTAATTTGAAAAGAATGAGTGATGGTGAAATTTTTGAAGTTTCATTAGAAGACTTGATGGAAATAGCTAAAATAGTTAAATAA